AGCTAACGGCGGCGGCGGTGGGGCGATGGGGCGAGAACATCCTGGACGAAAAGGGACATGTCATTCACGCATTGGTTGCCGAGCGCGTTTTTGCCGACCAAGTGGAGTACGACTGGCTGATGGGGTTTATCCATCCCCTCGTTCGAGTGGAGCTTGAAGGGCGGGTCCGCCGCTTACGAGAGAACGACCAGGGTTGGAACGACCAGGATTGGATCGTAGTCGAAATACCGCTTCTATTCGAGACGGGCGTCGCGCCCTGGGTTACGACCAAAGTATTTGTTACGGCCCCAAGGGAGACGCGGTTGGAGCGATGCCGCGCGCGAGGCTGGGACGATGCTGAGATGAGAAAGCGGGAGAGCTTTTTTCTGCCCTCTCAGGAGCGTATCGCCCGGTCGGATTACGTCATTTGCAACGACAGCGATATCGACGCCTTGAAAAAGGCCGTGACGGAAATTTATTCGAAAAGAAACAGGCGACGGGATGCGTTCTTAGTAGGAGATTGCTTCTAGATTTACTAATTAAGACATAAAGTGTAATATGGTGTTATAGATAAGATATATAGATAAGATATATAAATAAGATATATAGTTCGAGGCAAACGGCAGAATTTCTTGGCGTCAAAGTAAAAATTCTACAGAAGTGGGACAGGGAGGATAAATTAAAACTCATAAATTAATTATAGAAAGAAGGTGAAACCTGCTACTGTAAAATTCGCGAACCTAGACAAACAGCGTATCAAAGTCCAGAAAGCCTACTACAGACTTGATTGTGTAAGAAAAGACTATATCAACAAAATAGCCTCCACGCTGGTGAGGACCAATCCAGTCTATATCACAATCGAAGACCTTAATATTCTTGGAATAATGAAAAACAAGCGTCTCTCAAAGGCTACATGCTATATACCGTGGACTACACGGGAATTTAAGCCTTTGGACTTCTGTACAAACTTGAGTAGCTTTGGCGAAAGAGGGAAGGATGAAGAGGGAAGGATGAAGAAGGAAAAATCTGGACTATTGCACATTTGTGTTGGTTTTCAGTAGCAGGAATCGTAAATTGCATCTGATAACGAGTCATCTCAACACGGATTTCGACTCCCTGGCCAGCATGATCGCGGCGTGGAAACTCTACCCCGACGCCGTCATCTGCCCTCCTGGCTCCATGACCCGCCATGTTAAAGATTTCGTAAACCACTGCGGGCATCTGTGGAACCTCCAAAAACCGAGCAAGATTCCCATCGATCAAGTAACTTTGATGGTAGTGGTGGACGCGCGTTTCAGGTCGCGCATCGGTCCTTTTGCCGCCTTAGCTGGGCGGCAGGATGTAGAGGTACATATTTACGACCATCACCCTCCCACGATCGACGACATTCCGGCGAATAAAATGGTGTACGAACCCCTTGGCGCCGCGGTGACTCTTCTCGTGGAGCTGTTGTGGAAGAAACGGCTGGAGATCTCCCCGGAAGAGGCGACTCTTTTCGCCATAGGGATCTACGCCGATACGGGAGCTTTGACCTATGAGGCAACCACCGAGCGAGACATCTTAGCTATAGCGCGACTCCGCCAGATGGGCGCTGATATGTCGAAGATTCTATCGAGGC
This genomic interval from Synergistaceae bacterium contains the following:
- the coaE gene encoding dephospho-CoA kinase (Dephospho-CoA kinase (CoaE) performs the final step in coenzyme A biosynthesis.) produces the protein MRDATNMKDTVMAITGDVGAGKSTVAKLFESLGGYLIDADQVVAELWRTSQLTAAAVGRWGENILDEKGHVIHALVAERVFADQVEYDWLMGFIHPLVRVELEGRVRRLRENDQGWNDQDWIVVEIPLLFETGVAPWVTTKVFVTAPRETRLERCRARGWDDAEMRKRESFFLPSQERIARSDYVICNDSDIDALKKAVTEIYSKRNRRRDAFLVGDCF
- a CDS encoding transposase, with product MKPATVKFANLDKQRIKVQKAYYRLDCVRKDYINKIASTLVRTNPVYITIEDLNILGIMKNKRLSKATCYIPWTTREFKPLDFCTNLSSFGERGKDEEGRMKKEKSGLLHICVGFQ
- a CDS encoding DHH family phosphoesterase, which codes for MHLITSHLNTDFDSLASMIAAWKLYPDAVICPPGSMTRHVKDFVNHCGHLWNLQKPSKIPIDQVTLMVVVDARFRSRIGPFAALAGRQDVEVHIYDHHPPTIDDIPANKMVYEPLGAAVTLLVELLWKKRLEISPEEATLFAIGIYADTGALTYEATTERDILAIARLRQMGADMSKILSRLDIFMPGNDHKLLDAMVENASESYINGAKVIFSWAQSEEYIEGVSIFVNKLKVTI